The Heterodontus francisci isolate sHetFra1 unplaced genomic scaffold, sHetFra1.hap1 HAP1_SCAFFOLD_102, whole genome shotgun sequence genomic sequence TCTGGCACTCACTCGCAAAGAACTGCAAACTCACAGACTCAGAAAGAACCCGGAGATGGAAATCAATGTTCAGCACAGCTAGAAAGATCTGCACTAATCTAtagctcaaaaaactcaaacacttTATTTTGACCCTTTGATTTAGTTGGTCGAAGCACCTCTTTAATGAACAGATCAATCCTGGATTCAAATCCCCTTTAAGCCTGACTGTAACTTGGTTTTCCAACTACTTTATTGAGCAGCACAATAAGACAggacagtaacaaaagcaaaatactgcagatgctggaaatctgaaatgaaaacagaaagtgctggaaatactcagcgggtctggtggcatctgtggacagagaagcagagttaacctttcaggactgtgacattttatcagaactgctgaaatgttaactctgctcctctctgcacagatgctaccagacctgctgaatatttccagaataaaaacagaaagtgctggaaatattcagcaggtctggtagcatctgtgcagagaggagcagagttaacatttcagcagttctgataaaatgtcacagtcctgaaaggttaacgctgcttctctgtccacagatgccaccagacccgctgagtatttccagcactttctgtttttatttaaaacaggactctatctgtctttgctgagcgaaggatttcggaatggatgtttgacgattgtcccttcttgcacagaaattcactgcaaatactataaaggtacctcagtcaaccacacctcctttgagagaaatttgttcatcattgcatttgatctggaaaccactcttgacattaatctcactgaatcagagtgtgacggattgcatctgtcagtgtgttcatgtcactatgtgctgctttctactgagtctgggacacgatgcaaggtggaggatttgtccgagttttggattatattgtcagttgagaatgataaaaactgaaaggaagcaaataagaaatccttgtccccagatttgagaatctgtagatctgctttgggaaagtgaatcagagcagaatgaagggtgaactgtctgattgcccagaagtggtgaaaacacagctcagtcagcacgttctaataaataggagatactggaacggctggctgtacttcatgttgataagtcatgaggactggatgagatggaaccaagactgctgagagctgtaagggtggaaattgccagaatcttctgatttttattttttggattgacAGCTGCCAGCCATTTGTTTGTCGCAGGACACAATAACGGACTAAAGTGAATCTGCACCGAGCAAATATTAACGTCCCACATCTGCAGGTTTCTTCCAAAACATCGGGAATTTCAGCCTCAATCCTCGGACCTTTGATGTCctgttccactgatattttgtgccCTGATTAAAATTGATCCTGGGAAGTCTGTCCTCTGAGCGGCCTGGCACTCCGAGTTCCTCTGCAGACATCCGGTTGCTGTTGGTAGACCAAAAGAGTCCTAAAACCCGAGAAGAAACCTCTCCCAGAGCCCTCCTAGTGTGTCTCCATTAGACCATGCAGCCACTACCTGTATAATGGATAGCAATGGTGAGGAGTATGAGTTATTTCAGTGCCTGCGTTTTGTGGAAATAGAGGAttaaagatttaaaataattaaaatcactgaatagatcctctgtgagcaggactcaaaccaaactgggataagtccagtggatttcaatgttgaaatctttaaccactggaccatggcagctgaaatcacaccccttttatacagaccgagaatcatcctacactgatccacttctgttcatttttgtgtctagttttagtttagagatacagcactgaaacaggcccttcggcccaccgagtctgtgccgaccatcaaccaaccatttatactaatcctacacgaatcccacattccaataacatccccaccggtccctttatatttccctaccacctacctatactaggggcaatttatgatggccaattaacctatcaacctgcaagtctttggcatgtgggaggaaaccggagcacccggaggaaacccacgcagacacagggagaacttgcaaactccgcacaggcagtacccagaatcgaacccgggtcgctggagctgtgaggctgcagtgctaaccactgcgcaactgtgcctgggacaaaaaagttctgtgtagctgtcaatcaaaaaatggttggaaggaacttcatttattcaaataccagcagccgccagttgtcaatcaactcaatcccttcagcaatagagagggagaaagagagagactgttagagaacttcctgcattcagtcctgaccctgtcacactcagcagcttctcacccagaccccactctcatcaacactgaacattgttactgagacccttcaaatactgtttataaaatgaataaaggttcaaagtttatgacagctggattgaatggaaccaagtttaataaacttttcactctgacttgataaccacattagacagtccttcaattggtagcaaagttatcagctgtaagaatgtttttactgagttgaataatttctgtgtgaggaatgttccagcatcataaatgaatccatttgcaaattgttgatggaaagtgagtggttttattgaagagggtttaaaggaggatgagagaatcgtgtgtgacaatgaagtggaatcaatgcaagtaaaaactggaatgaagggggtggggatctcctggtcacatggactgattgcagaattttataaagatttctttcatagagattttaactccattttatttttgttattttttttcatgggatgtaagcatcgctggcaagaccatcatttattgcccatccctaattgccctggttttggtgagctgcctacttgaaccactgcagtccatatgttataggtacacacacagtgctattagggagggagttccaggattttgatatgcCCTAGGGAAGGgacggcaaaatagttccaagtcaggatgtggattggaggggaggttgctgattgtagtgttcccatgtgtctgctgctcttgtccttctaaggaatcagggggatatctctccgctggttagagtcatacctagcaaaaaggaagatggttctggttgttggaggtcaatcatctgagctccaggagatcactgcaggagttcctcagggtagtgtcctaggcccaaccatcttcagctgcttcatcaataatcttcttcaatcataaggtcagaagtggggattttcgctgataattgcacagtgttcagcaccattcgtgactcctcagatactgaagcagtctgtgtagaaatgcaacaagtgcTCGACAGTATCCAGGACTTATCCAATGACcaccttcaacaagagagaatctaagcatctcccttgacattcaatggcattaccattgccgaatcccccactatcaacatcctaggggctaccattgaccagaaattgaactggagtagccacgaaatactgtggctacaagagcaggtcacaggctagtaaTCCTGCAATGAGTaagtctcctcctgactccccaaagcctgtccaccatctacaatgcacaagtcatgaacgtgatgaaacactctccacttgtctggatggatgcagctccaagaacacgcaagaagcttgataccatgcaggacaaatcagcccacttgattggcaccccatccacaaacattcacaccctccaccagcgcgcacagtggcagcagtgtgcaccatctacaagatgcactgcagcaacacaccgaggctccttagacagcactttccaaacccacaaccgatACCaattagaagtacaagggcagcaaatgcatgggaacaccaccaccagcaagttcccctccaagtcacacactatcctgatgtggaactatattgtcgttccttcactgtcactgggtcaaagccctggaactcccttcctaacggcattgtgtgtgtacctacctcacatggactgcagcggttcaagaaggcaactcaccaccaccttctccagggcaattagggatgggcaataaatgctggcctagccagcaacacccacatcccatgaatgattttttaaaaatggtggtcgagttcacgtgtttggaaggtgctgtctcggattgtaaacactgctgccactgtgcaccagtggtggaaggagtgaatatttaaggtggtggacggggtgttgatcaagggagctactttgtcctggatggggtcgagcttccagAGTGAAGTTAGAGCTGAACTcagctaggcaagtggagagtattctattacacacctcacttgtgccatgtagatggtggacagggtttggtgaATCAGGAGCTGTGTTACTCAGAGAATAacataaaaggtgttgccatggttacccacatgggtcctagttatgcctgtctttttgtggtgtatgtcaaacattcctttttcctgtcctactcagggccccaccccccagctctttttccggtagaatgatgactgtgtcagtgtcatttcctgctcccgcccggaactggaaaacttcatcaactttgtttccaatttccacccttccctcaccttcacatgatctatctccgacacttcccttccctttgtgacttctctgtctccatctctgaatttaaggctgtccgctaatattctttctaagcccaccgactcccacagttaccttgactacactttctcacaccctgcttcctgtaaggactccattccattctcccagtttccccatctctgacacatcatttctgatgatgcaaccttcgacaacagcagttctgatatgtcttcctttttcctcaaccgaggattcccccacactgtggttgacagggccctcaaccgtgtctgacccatttcctgcacttctgccctcatcccttcccctccctcccagaactgcaaccaagttccacccgacctgcctgcacatccaaaggatcatcctccactatttctgccacctccagcatgatgccattatcaaacacatcttcccctccactgcccTGTCAGCATTCCCCTTCCCATGGCCTCTTCCCATATAATCGCAGGAGGCATagatcctgcccttttacctcctctctcctcaccatccaaggccccaagcactccttccaggtgaagcagcgatttacttgtacttctttcaatttagtcttctgtattcgctgctcacaatgcggcacctctacattggggagaccaaacgcagattgggtgactgctttgcggaacatctctggacAATCTGTAAGCATGAACCCaagcttcaggttgcttgccacTTCACTTCACCACACTGttctcatacccacatttctgtcctcggtctgctgcagtgttccagtgaagcaagctccaggaacagaacctcattttctgattagacactcaaaagccttccggactgaacattaagtaaaataatttcagagcatggctggatcttttttattattttattttattttgattgataattttttgttacCATGTTCCTGCCTGAATCTTggtttttcaagtttgtgcttttggagagagctgttcattattctgtcattaacactgtctGTACACTAATGTTTTGCCCTTCACTGCACCATTAGCACTCTCCCTTTGtctttgctgcatgacctgcttgtcagttaatctctcctgccctaacaCTTTTTGTTGAATTCCaagatatattttattcataaaaatctgtaaaaaatacattacaaaaatacaaacaatgcaaaggagatcagtttccttcaatactggagtgaattgcctcaccacccttccatttcattttacattttatagcaaacaaaaattttccggatacagttcaaggggttttccatggatccagcccctccgttcagcttggtggggggaccttacacattggtctttccccattgagtctttgctgcggctgccccaagctttagtgcgttcctcagcacgtagtcctggaccttggaatgtgccagtctgcaacattcggtggtggacaactctttgcgctggaagaccagcaagttttgtgcagaccaaagggcgtcttttaccaaattgatagtcttccagcagcagctgatgtttatctcggtgcgcgtctctgggaacagcccgtagagcacagactcttgtgttacagagctgcttgggatgaatctcaacaaaatccactgcatctctttccacacctgctttgcaaagacacattccaggaggaggtgggcaaccgtctcctgCCTGaacacacaccttcctttttgttctcttccccacctccacctaccctccccacccctccgccatccccacttcacttacttaaaacttattacattgagtgtggaacaaattccatcaatcttttgtactgtatgagattaagcttgtcacactttctggtacattatatgaCAGCAAATTTAATTCTAAATCTATCTCTGTTGTACTgtatctgagtgtgagattatttgagtgtcagtctatggaactaaatgtgattgtgtgattcattctgtctgtcaatcatgagtattgtatgtgaatgtgtggcagcttctgtatctatctgctactgtgggtgaatgtggatattattctgtatctgtcagtgtctggaactaaatttgagtgtgagattcattctgtatgcaccagtcttacagtcagaatgtgattgtttgattcattctctatgtgtcagtctaaggtaTTATGTATGTGTGTGGTTTTAATTAAGTGTCTGtcactttatgtgagcttgggtctcattgtatatttgtcagtctctggttctttctgtgagagtgagattaattctctatctgctggtctctgaaattaattgattttgtgactcactatgtgtctgtcagtctctgctagtgtatgtgagtgatatctgttatgcatatattattttctggtactggaagtgaatgttggatttattctttagctgttagtctctggtacaACGTATGAGTGTGGGTCCCATTCAGTATTAGTcaatttctggtacagtctgcatgtgcacatccagagctcattctgcatttggcagtctctggtacttaatgtgtgttacaattcattttttatgtgtctgtttctgggacagtcagttaaagtggaattagttttgtatctctcagctactggtattgtctACAAGTGtggtacattctgtatctatgagaCTCTGGTGCAGGATTCCTCTGTACCGGTACTTAATATGTATTtcagggatggtattgagaactatttgtttaacgccataatgtatcacaatttgcctcattttaactgtgtgttttattgagttgtggtatgagagttttaggaacataggagcaggacacccagcatgctctgccattcaataggatcaggactgatcatccacttcaatgccttttttcccacactatcctcatatccccttatgtcatttgtatttacaaatctgtcaatctctgctttaaacatactcaatgactgagcttccacagttctctggggtaaagaattcctaatgtttaacaaccctctgagtaaagaaatttctcctcatctctgtttgttttggacgagtatttagtctgtaactctgaaaacatttgtgaatgatgacatatatttcaaactcacaaatggtgtgctcagtataattagaatcattgaattgatactctATCTTTCATTACAGCTCtgacagagattattggattggtatgtaatgtgtagtgcagtctGCACTAATtggcataatactgtaactttccttttgatactgtatgagatgtttgtactacattgtaatctgtctctcagtctgcactctggtctacattcttaggattcattctgtacctttccatcagctgctctacctcatatttaatttgtagcttaggctgcacttttgtgagattgatccggtgcctttcaatctgatagtgtgtgtgattttgaactgagatcaatggacctacctttcagcagtactgagttgggctgaattggaaacaacttctgcctctccggcattgtttgattgtctgctgggagagtggagtgtggtggtgcgtggggggagggttgcgtggggaggggggagcgtaatgcagtatcttacacattcaatgtctcttgatcatctccaTTGACaaccccatctggctaattgaatcagggagcactcccactgtcttgtttagtcttttagaatgcaaatgtgcagccatattttcagccattgttgtggtctttttaaacaaggtaTTTGAAGTCCATAACagttcatacgacaaaattaatatgtctcgtttttgacaggtgtggttttcggcataacatgaatgtaatatttcaattaataatcattatgaccaaccacaaaggatgatcagtaatacaaagagtgtcagtgtctgattccactgcagcactcagcttctgctgatcaggttttctttggtagttttacaacaagttagtgacatccaggaacaacccaacatctgcactgctccatgaatgggaatacctgctggagcagggatgtaTGCATAAGTCAGGATTTTATTTCCACCTGGCAATATTAtgtaagaacataataactaggtgcaggattaggccattccaccaattgagcctgctccaccattcaataaaatcatggcagatctaatcatggcctcaacttcactatcctgcctgcccctataacccttcattcccttgtagatcaaaagtcagtctaactcagccttaaatatattcaatgaccagtctccaccatcctcttgggtagagaattccaaagaatagcagccctttgagagaagatattcctcctcaactACATCGAaaatgagaccccttattttgaaactgttcccccgagttcttgattccctcatgaggggaaacatcatctcagtaaataccctgtcaagccccctcagaatcttatgtatttcaataagattgactctcattcttctaaactccaatgagtgcaccacaaccaggtcaacctttccacataacacaacaccttcatcccagaaatcaacctagtggttCTTGCCTGAacgacctccaatgcaaatatatctctccataaataaggagaccaaaactgcatgcaacactcaaggtgtggtcgaaccaacaacTTGAACATTTCTACCCCATcccccttggaataaaggccaacattccatttgccttcctaattacttgctgtactttcatgctaacattttgtgattcatatacaaggaccccctgattctctgtaccacagcattctgcagtctctctctatttaaataatattctgcttttcttcacatcataccaaagtggataacctcacattttcccacattatacttcattgccaaatttttgtccacacacttaacctgcctttatccctttgcaaactcattgtggcctcctcacaactttcccacctatatttgtatcaccagcaaatttggttacaatacactcgatcccttcatctaagccagtaATTATAGATTGTAAGTGGTTGAgaccccaacaccgatccctgtggcacaccattagttagtttgccaaactgaaaaatgacccattgaacccaattccctgtttcttgttaggtagccaatcctctatccatgcgaatatattacacctgaacaccatgagctcttatcttgtgtcttttacatggcactttatcgaacaccttttaaactccaaataaacaacatctactgatataaaaacaggaaatgctggaaatactcagcaggtctggcagcatctgtggagagagaagcagagttaacgtttcgggtcagtgacacgtctttggaactggcaaatattagaaatgtcaaaggttctaagcaagtaaagcgggggtggggcaagagataagaaaggagaaggtgtagataggacaaggtcacagagaataactgaccagaaggtcatggagcaaaggcaaacaatatgttaatgatgtgttgaaagccaaagcattattacagatagggtgttaacggactgaaaattgaatagcagcaagtacagacataaaaaaaaacagtgggtaagccaattgaacagactaagatgaaataaaataaacatacaaaaaaatgtaaaaagaaaaaataactaaaaatgaaagtaaaatggggggctgtcatgcaatgaaattattgaactcaatgttcagtccggcaggctgtagtgtgcctaattggtaaatgagatgctgttcctcgagctttcgttgatgttcaccggaacactgcagcaagcccatgatagagatgtgagcatgagagcaagggggagtgttgaaatggcaagcgaccggaagctcagggtcctgcttgcggactgagcggaggtgtttcgcaaagcggtcatccagtctgcgtttggtctccccaatgtagaggagaccacattgtgagcagcaaatacagtatactacgttgaaagaagtacaaataagttgctgcttaacctgaaaggagtgtttggggcctgggatagtgaggagagaggaggtaaatgggcaggtattacacctcctgcgattgcagaggaaggtgccatgggaaggggacgaggtggtgggggtaatggaggagtggaccagggtgtggcggagggaaagatcccttcagaatgctgacaggggaagggaggggaagatgcgttcggtcgtggcatcatgctggaggtggcggaaatggcggaggatgatcctttggatatggaggctgatggggtggaaagtgaggacaaggggaaccctgtcacggttctgggaggaaggggaaggggtgaggatagaggtgcgggaaatgggcccgacacggttgagggccctgtcaaccacggtggggggaatcctctgttgaggaaaaaggaagacatatcagaagtgctgtcatggaaggtagcatcatcagagcagatcactacatctactggttccccttcatataccctgcttgttacatcctcaaaaataattttgtcaaatatgatttctttttcataaatccatgttgactctgcatgattgtacattaattttctgaatgttctgctaccacttacttaatcatggatttcagcattttcccaatgacagacattaggctagcaggcctatcattacctgctttttgaataggggtttcacatttgcggttttaatatccactgggacagttccagaatctcgggaatttaagattacaaccaatgcatccactgtagccatttcttttaaactctaggatgcaggccatcaggtccaggggatctgtcagtctttagtcccattagttttccaactaCATTTTTTCTAGCGATagggattgtttcaagttccttctCTTACTCTGCACTCACTCTGTTCCATGAGCAGATTCTcagtgagaagcggcgctcagatcaccggaggaaaaaaagaacagaattcaaactgtctaaatgaaaaacagaccagaattgacccagatactgtcattattaaattaattaatcagCGCCAAACCACTTATCATTAATGCACCAGGAGGGTCTCCgaatttatgaaattgaaggtggcagcatttattaaattgttgatggacaccctgtagttcagttcttcatttaaCTGGGGGTGGGTGGGTACAGGGGGATgtgtgaggagagaaacagagcgcaatccagagagggaacggaaaacacacctggacagatgtgaaacaggtcaatccactgttacaataactccatcactgactccctcctgacagtaaccagccctttcacagagactgtcggtggctctgaaaagagcctttgggttattggatgacattttggccgctttactttttctgggagctctgagcgctggttttcttgggcagcagcacggcctggatattaggcagcaccccgccctgagcgatggtcactcctcccagaagcttgttgagctcctcgtcattgcggaccgccagctgcaggtgtctggggatgatgcggctcttcttgttgtcccgggccgcattaCCAGCCAGCTCgccgatttcagcggtcagatactcgagcacagcagccagatagaccggggctccggcacccacacgctcagcatagttaccctttctcaggagcctgtgaacacgacccaccgggaactgcattccagcctgggaggagcgagacttggccttggcccgagctttcccgctggtctttcctcttccagacctttttttttatttccaaaatatactttattcatcaaaatctggaaaaaaaaaatacattaccgaacagtttcaaacagcatcaagtcaaaaaatacaaacagtgcaaaggaggtcagtttccttcaataaaggagtgagttgcctcacaaccatttcatttgtcatgccagatacatttttacattttatagcacacaaatattttccagataaagttcgaggggttttccatggatccagcccctccattcagcttgatgaggggaacttacacagtggtctttccccattgagcctttgctgcggctgccccaagctttagtgcgtccctcagcacatagtcctggaccatggaatgtgccagtctgcaacattcggtcatggacaacactttgtgctggaagaccagcaagtttcgggcagaccaaagggcgtctttcaccgaattgatagtcctccagcagtagttgatgtttatctcggtgtgcgtccctgggaacagcccatagagcacagattcctgtgttgcagagctgcttgggatgaacctcgacaaaaaccactgcatctctctccacacctgctttgcaaagacacattccagaaggaggtgggcaaccgtctctttctcaccacagccacctcgagggcattgtgcggagggggtgagacttcaggcgtgcaggaaggatctgacggggagggctcttctcaccacgagccaagctacatcttggtgcttgtttgaaagttctggtgatgaggcgttctgccaaatgattttggcggtctgctcggggaaccatccgaccggatccaccatctacgtttcccgtagggccttgaggacattccgtgcagaccactgcctgatggattggtggtcaaaggtgttttccgcagaaaccttcccacgcaggataggtggtacggcacggtccaactggatggagcgttccgcggcaatgtgaccaggtccatccttctcaacatcgggtacagatagaacctcagcacgtaatgacacttggtgtttgcgtactgagcagaagacggcaacgtcatccatgtatgaGAAAAGCTCGAGTAGACTATGCTAGAATTCCCCAGAATGTAGAAGAATGACAAGTAATCGTACT encodes the following:
- the LOC137359414 gene encoding histone H2A-like yields the protein RGKTSGKARAKAKSRSSQAGMQFPVGRVHRLLRKGNYAERVGAGAPVYLAAVLEYLTAEIGELAGNAARDNKKSRIIPRHLQLAVRNDEELNKLLGGVTIAQGGVLPNIQAVLLPKKTSAIFMNKIYLGIQQKVLGQERLTDKQVMQQRQRESANGAVKGKTLVNRMSAEELGVPGRSEDRLPRINFNQGTKYQWNRTSKVRGLRLKFPMFWKKPADVGR